The DNA window ATAGACTATACTACTTTCGGCGAGCTAAGTCAGATCGTGAATGCCAAGTGGGAAGCGTTTTCAGACTTATTTCGAAATCAAAGGGCGTTTCAGAAGATTATGTCAAGTCTAAACCAGCTTCGAGGACCAATCGCGCATTGTTGCCCCCTAGCGGCTGACGAGGTGGTCAGACTAGAAATTACGGTGAAGGACTGGTTTCGTCTCATGGAATAATTGTTTCGGGCTCCACTCGACATGGAATAGTCTCGACTGAAGTCAGTTGGATTGACCCCGCTTGCTTGGAACAGTAGGATACCTGATAAGTGGTGCGCCAATGCGACGTATCATTTTCGCACATAGGTGCCCGTAATGTTAAATTTTAAAACAAACAACTTACCCTCTTTGCAAAGACGACAACTTACCGTACATTTGCAGGAGTATGATTTGGCAAAGTAACAGCACCCGATCTTCGAACAGAGTCCGCCATGGCGGACTCTTCGGTTTTAAAGGGTGGGGTGAGTTTGTGCATATTCATATTGTTGATATTATAGGGGTTGCAGGTACGGGTGCTCGTAATGTATTGAGGTTACGGGTAGCCGAGGACGGACGCACGGAAGGCTCTGTCACCCTGTATTTGGCCGTTGTCCCGGATTCCTCCCTTCGGTCGGAATGACAGTTGCGGGGTGGGTACTACGGAACGATGGCCGTATCTTTCTTCTTGTAGCGCGAAATAAGTTTGTCGGGTATTCGTCTAACCATACAGACGGAGACAATGACGACGCAATTAGCATTGAGCCCTGCACAGCGACACCAGGCGACCAGCGAGGCGATCAGGATTGAGCGGCGAAAGCTGCTCGACTTCATACGCCGTCGCGTCCCGAGCGAAGCCGATGCGGAAGACATTCTGCAGGATGTCTTCTATCAGTTCGCGAACGCAATGCAGGACGGCGTTATCACCCAAACAACCGCCTGGCTCTACCGTGTTGCGGGAAACCGGATCATCGACTGGTACCGCAAAAAGAAGACCGAGAACTTCTCGCAGGTGAATGCCGCAATGGGCGGCAGCGAAGACGGAGAATTCGACATCGAAGACATGATCTTCGACCTCGAGGACGGACCTGAAGCAGTGCTCGAACGCGAGCTGATCTGGGACGAAATCACCGCTGCGCTCGACGAGTTGCCGACCGAACAACGCGAGGCCTTCGTCCAACAGGAAATGCAAGGCCGCAGCTTCCGCGAGATGTCTGCCGAAACCGGCACACCCATTAATACCCTCATTTCACGCAAACGCTACGCCGTGCTTTTCTTGCGCGAGCGGTTGCAAGATCTCTACGACAATCTGTTTTGAAAGAAAGGAAAGGTTATGTTTACTCATGATATGAACGACCGCAACAAGTGGATGAAAGTCCCGATGGCGATCCTCTTCGGAGCCCTAGCGGTTGGTGTCTTCGGGTGGGTCGCGATGTCGCTGTGGAATTTCACGGTGCCCGACCTCTTCCACGGCCCGGTCCTCTCCTATTGGCAGGCGGTTGCACTGCTGATCTTGTCGAAGATATTCTTCGGCGGATTCCATGGCAGGCATCGCCACCGCGGCGGGCATCATGGCCCTCAATGCGGCAGCGACACGATGCCGAACGACTTGCACAACGAGTCGGACAAGAAGGAATGGTCACGCTACCTGCTTCGGATGATGTGGATGAAGCAGATGCACAAGATCTACTGGATGAAGCATCTCACTCCCCAGGAGCGCGAGAATCTGACGGAAGAGTGGAAACGCGGGTGGACCGAACCCTACAAGCCGTGGGAGGACATGCCGGGTGATTGGCTCAATCAATCGGAAAAGGAGGAATGGTCGCGGTACGTCTTGCGCATGCTGTGGCTCAAGCAGATGCATAAGATCTACTGGATGAAGAACCTCACCCCGGAGCAACGTGAGCAGATGCGAGAAGAGTGGAAACGTAATTGGACCGAAGACTTCAAACCGTGGGAAGAAGAGACGAAACCGAATCCGTGAAATTGCATGTCATTCTGACCCTGAACGAAGTGAAGGGGAAGAATCTCTTCAGGCGTGTACGAAGCCCGGAGGCAATCCGAAAGGGATTCTTCGCTTTGCTCAGAATGACGTGATGAGGAGAATCAGAATCCGAATTCCTTCCAACGTTCATTGACACGGGAGACGATCACCGGATCCATGATGCACGGATTCGGATACCCTGTCTTCCACGTGGCATCGATGCCCATGATGCCTCGATAGATCGGGACGGTCCGTTCAAGGTGCGACGACGTAAAGAATACATCACGCGCCGCATCGAAGCGGGTGAAGATGCCCCAGAGGACTTCAAGATCGGAGTTAAGGTCAACGTCCTCGCTAACCGCCGCGACGATCTTTGTGCCGCGAGGCAAGTAGCGGACAGCATCGACAGAGATAAGCTTCTTGACGACTTCGCTTCCTACCGTCTCCTGCGGCGCAGCAAACTCAGCCTCGGTCTTCTTCGCCGCATTCTCAGCCGTAGAGAACGGGCCTCGTACTTTGACAACCAACAGCGTATCCTCAATGAGGCGAGAGCCGACGATTCGACCGTCGATGTTCGAGAGCTCAGCGGAAGCCGTCCCCGTCATCCCAACGAATTCGTTAACCTCACGGGCAGGATATGCTCCCCCGCTCGCCGACGCCGAGAATTTCCTCGTTGCATCGAGGATCATCTTCGAGCCGAGGTTCATCGTGTAGGACGTGAAGTCGAGCGTATCGAGCGGGACGCGGGGAATGATGATCAAATCGTAGTGCGGATCGAAATTCTCGCCGATGGCACGAATGAGGGCACGATGATCTCGATTCTTGACGTCATGATCGACAACGACAGCACATTTCGTCAGCGAAAGCTGACCGTCGGCAACGAGCGACAAGGCGGTCTTCATCGCCTCTTTTCCGTAGCGTTGCTGCATTGCGATTCCGAGCAAGTTATGGAATCCGGCCTCAAAGAATGCCCAGATGTCGCTGACTTCGGGGTGCATGAGTCGGGCCAACGGACTTAAGATCCGTTGCGTGGCGTCGCCAAGCCACTTGTCTTCCATCGGTGGCTTTCCGACAACGGTTGCTGCGAAGATCGGATTTTCGCGGGTAGTGATCTTCTTGACGTTGAAGACCGGAAACATCCCCGCATGAGAGTAGTGACCGAAGTGATCACCGAACGGGCCCTCGAGCCGACGCGTCACGCGCGGCACGATGCCTTCGAGGACGAACTCGGCATCGGCGGGTACTTGGATGCTGACCGACTTCCCTCTCGTCATCCGAGTCGCCTCGCCGCGAAGAAAGCCGGCGAACATGACCTCGTCGATCCCCTCGGGCAGCGGCGCGATTGTCGCAAGCAGCATTGCAGGGTCGGTCCCAACGGCAATGGCGATCTCGAGGTCGCGGTTCATCGACTCGGCAACGCGGTAATGAAAGCCGCCGCCCTTCTGGATCTGCCAGTGAATGCCCGTCGTCTGCTCGTCGAAGACTTGGACACGGTACATCCCCACGTTTCGTTTGCCGGTACGCGGGTCGTAGGTAAAGACTTCGGGCAACGTGATAAACTTGCCGGCGTCGTCCTGCCAGGTTTGCAGGATCGGAAGATCCGACAGCTTCGTCGCAATATCAAGCCTCGGCGTGGCAGTCGCCTTGGCACGGGCGGCAACAATGCGACGGCCGAGCGACATGGCCGACTCGTAGATCGCCTTTGGCTTCGGGGGCATCAGTTGCTCGGCGACGTGAATGAGTTGCTGACCCAAGGCATCGGGCGACGTACCGATCGCAAGTTCGACCCGACGGTCGCTTGCGAGGATGTTCATTGCAAGCGGATATTTCGAGCCTATGACATTCTCGAACAGAAGGGCTTTGCGTCCTTCGCGCATCGCACGGACGGCGATCTCGCTGGTTTCGAGAAAAGGGTCTACCGGAGCACTGATCCGCAGAAGCTCTCCTTCGGCGTCGAGAACTCGAAGAAAATCACGAAGCGTATGGATCGGAGCGCGGCGCATGGGTTATTCGAGGTCCTCGCTTCGCCAGCCGCCGCCGACATCGACGCCGCAGTGTTGCAGGACTTTGTCGACAAACCCCTGGACGTACTTCTCCACTGTATCAGGCACATAGTACAGTGGAGGGCTGATCGGCATAACAATGACGCCTTCACGAGAAAGCATCGCAAGCTGTTCGAGCGTGATGGTCGAAAGCGGCGTCTCGCGAACGCAGATGATCATCTTCGTCCGCTCCTTCAGGCAGACGGCTGCCGTTCGCGTGATAAGCGTATCACCAATTCCCGCGGCGATCTTGCCGATCGTCGAGGTCGACGCGGGGATGATGACGTATGCGTCGATGCGGTTCGTGCCTGAGGCTAGAGGCGCTGTCAGGTCAGTATCGGCAAAGGCACGCTTGTAGTAGGGCGCAAGCTGCTTTTCAGGATCGGCGAGGCCAAGTTCGTCCTTGGCAACAGCCTTTCCCCACTTACTCATGACGACGAACTTGTCACCCGGGCAGCGTTTCAGAAAATCCTGAGCATACACACTACCGCTCGAGCCGGTAATCCCGACGGCAATGCGAAGCGGCTTTGGTGCGGCGATTTCACTCATGGCAACGCAAGCTCCACACCGGTGAGAACGAAACTGAAGACGACAAAGCCAAGCAACGCATTGATCTTGAAGAATGCAAGTTCGACATCTTCCGCTTTCGCCTGTTCGAGATACAGCAGGTATCCTGCGGCGATCAGCAGGATGGCAACAACGATGCTCCCTGCGAAGGCAGAAAGATAAACACCAGCCAACAGTAGGAAGGCGAGCACATGAATGAAGCCGGAATAACGCAATGCGCGCTTCTTGCCAAAACGAGCTGGGAACGAGAACAGGCCCTCCTTCTTGTCGAACTCTTCGTCGGCAGTAGCATAGATGATATCAAAGCCTGCCACCCAACACCACGTAAAGAGGAAGAGACAGGCTGCGGGCAAGATTCGCATGTCAACCATGGGGTTAACCGCGAAATAACCGCCGAGCGAGCCTAGTGCGAGCGAGAGGCCCACGCCAAAATGCGCGAGCACCGTGAATCGTTTGAGAAACGGATACAAGCCGAACACCAGCAGTGGGATCGGAGAGAGCGCAAAGCATAGCGAGTTGATCTGCGACGCGGCGATGAGATAGATGACAATACCCGCCGCAAGGACACTGTATCCTTGTGACAGTGTCATTCTACCACTCGGGAGATCACGTGTCGCAGTACGAGGATTCTTCGCATCAATGTGGCGATCCACGATACGATTCATCGCGAAGCCGGTCGTGCGGGCTCCGGTCGCGGCAACGAGCACCAATACCCCAAGCTTAATGAGCTCGAACGTGCTCGGCACAGGCTGATGTGCGTTCGAAAGCGCAAAGTAGCCGAGCGCCATACCCGAGTAGATCATCGGGAGCGAAAAGAGCGTATGCTCGATCTTGACGAATGAAAAATACTTGTTCACGATATCGTTGCAGCGAGTGTCCGAAGCGCCTCTTCATACCCGGCGGCTCCCTTGCCCATGATACGCGTCACATTGGGCAGCCCCTCAAACACCGATCGCTGCCGAAAACTTTCACGTTTCGACAGGTCGGAAAGATGCACTTCGGTCAAGGGTTTAGCGAACGCTGCAATCGCGTCACGCAGCGCATACGAGTAATGTGTATATGCCCCCGGATTCATGATGATGGCATCCGCCCACTTGCGAAATTGATGAATCAGGTCCACGAGCACCCCCTCATGATTCGACTGGAATGCTCGGACGCCAACACCCAGCTCGGCCGCAATACGGTACAAGCGTTCGTTAATATCAGCGAGCGTATCGTGTCCGTACACTTCCGGCTCACGTTCGCCGAGCAAGTTCAGATTCGGGCCGTGCAAGATGAGAATATTCATACTACCGAAAGGGCGAATGCGATCGCGCGTTTGATCGCGGATGTGTCAACATCGTTGACCGCCACTGCTCTACCGATACGCTCCAGCAGGATCAACCGGTTTGCTCCACGACTACTCTTCTTGTCCGAACGCATGTGCGAGTATACCTCATCTACGGTGCAATCGACCGACGGCACCGGCAAACGACCAAGCACCACTTCGATCTGTTGCCAATCGTCCTCGGGAAGCATCCCTTCCTCCATCGACAACCACGCGGCAGCTCGCATCCCGAGCGCAACGGCCTCGCCATGAAGCAGTGAAGTAAACCCGGTGGCAGACTCGAACGCATGAGCGAACGTGTGGCCGAAGTTCAGCAGCTCCCGCACGCCGGACTTTCGTTCGAACTCGTCGGAGTCGGTGTAGCGAAGCTTTTCCTTGACTGCATCACGGATCAGTACCTCGTATCCGGGATCGATGCCCCGCAGCAAGCGTCGGATGGACTTGGAGAGTCGAGCCCATAATTCCTCGTTACCGATCAACGCATACTTTAGGAGTTCAGAGAGACCGGACTGCAATTCGCGTTTGGGAAGCGTCTGTAGGTAGAGCGGATCAACGATCACACGTCGCGGTGGATAGAACGCTCCGAGCATATTCTTGCCCCCCTCGAAATCGATCCCTGTCTTGCCTCCGATCGAAGCATCGATCTGACCGATCAAGCTTGTCGGAACGTGAACCAACGGGATTCCCCGTTTATAGATACTTGCAG is part of the Bacteroidota bacterium genome and encodes:
- a CDS encoding sigma-70 family RNA polymerase sigma factor, with translation MTTQLALSPAQRHQATSEAIRIERRKLLDFIRRRVPSEADAEDILQDVFYQFANAMQDGVITQTTAWLYRVAGNRIIDWYRKKKTENFSQVNAAMGGSEDGEFDIEDMIFDLEDGPEAVLERELIWDEITAALDELPTEQREAFVQQEMQGRSFREMSAETGTPINTLISRKRYAVLFLRERLQDLYDNLF
- a CDS encoding UbiD family decarboxylase — its product is MRRAPIHTLRDFLRVLDAEGELLRISAPVDPFLETSEIAVRAMREGRKALLFENVIGSKYPLAMNILASDRRVELAIGTSPDALGQQLIHVAEQLMPPKPKAIYESAMSLGRRIVAARAKATATPRLDIATKLSDLPILQTWQDDAGKFITLPEVFTYDPRTGKRNVGMYRVQVFDEQTTGIHWQIQKGGGFHYRVAESMNRDLEIAIAVGTDPAMLLATIAPLPEGIDEVMFAGFLRGEATRMTRGKSVSIQVPADAEFVLEGIVPRVTRRLEGPFGDHFGHYSHAGMFPVFNVKKITTRENPIFAATVVGKPPMEDKWLGDATQRILSPLARLMHPEVSDIWAFFEAGFHNLLGIAMQQRYGKEAMKTALSLVADGQLSLTKCAVVVDHDVKNRDHRALIRAIGENFDPHYDLIIIPRVPLDTLDFTSYTMNLGSKMILDATRKFSASASGGAYPAREVNEFVGMTGTASAELSNIDGRIVGSRLIEDTLLVVKVRGPFSTAENAAKKTEAEFAAPQETVGSEVVKKLISVDAVRYLPRGTKIVAAVSEDVDLNSDLEVLWGIFTRFDAARDVFFTSSHLERTVPIYRGIMGIDATWKTGYPNPCIMDPVIVSRVNERWKEFGF
- a CDS encoding UbiX family flavin prenyltransferase produces the protein MSEIAAPKPLRIAVGITGSSGSVYAQDFLKRCPGDKFVVMSKWGKAVAKDELGLADPEKQLAPYYKRAFADTDLTAPLASGTNRIDAYVIIPASTSTIGKIAAGIGDTLITRTAAVCLKERTKMIICVRETPLSTITLEQLAMLSREGVIVMPISPPLYYVPDTVEKYVQGFVDKVLQHCGVDVGGGWRSEDLE
- a CDS encoding 4-hydroxybenzoate octaprenyltransferase, with translation MNKYFSFVKIEHTLFSLPMIYSGMALGYFALSNAHQPVPSTFELIKLGVLVLVAATGARTTGFAMNRIVDRHIDAKNPRTATRDLPSGRMTLSQGYSVLAAGIVIYLIAASQINSLCFALSPIPLLVFGLYPFLKRFTVLAHFGVGLSLALGSLGGYFAVNPMVDMRILPAACLFLFTWCWVAGFDIIYATADEEFDKKEGLFSFPARFGKKRALRYSGFIHVLAFLLLAGVYLSAFAGSIVVAILLIAAGYLLYLEQAKAEDVELAFFKINALLGFVVFSFVLTGVELALP
- a CDS encoding 3-dehydroquinate dehydratase, giving the protein MNILILHGPNLNLLGEREPEVYGHDTLADINERLYRIAAELGVGVRAFQSNHEGVLVDLIHQFRKWADAIIMNPGAYTHYSYALRDAIAAFAKPLTEVHLSDLSKRESFRQRSVFEGLPNVTRIMGKGAAGYEEALRTLAATIS